A portion of the Halopelagius inordinatus genome contains these proteins:
- the purL gene encoding phosphoribosylformylglycinamidine synthase subunit PurL: MSLPDSDFDRITSELGRDPTAAEAELFENLWSEHCAYRSSRPLLSAFSSDGEQVVVGPGDDAAVVSLPVHGDESEEMYVTMGIESHNHPSYVDPYDGAATGVGGIVRDTLSMGAYPIALADSLYFGAFDREHSRYLLDGVVEGISDYGNAIGVPTVAGSVDFHENYEGNPLVNVACVGLLDPDRLVTAEAQTAGNKLVLVGNSTGRDGLGGASFASEDLAEDAETEDRPAVQVGDPYTEKLLVEANEELVEAGLVRSARDLGAAGLGGASSELVAKGGLGARIDLNRVHQREPNMTALEILLAESQERMVYEVRPEDVDDVEEIAEKYDLGCSVIGDVAEGNYVCTFDESEARSASGDPSGEGSDPRGRDTVVDVPAEFLADGAPMNDLESVEPETPDRDLPDADPTEAFESVVASPNTASKRWVYRQYDHEVGLRTTVRPGDDAAVVAVREAGTGVAISSGANPNWTTCAPYEGARAVALENATNLAAKGATPLAAVDCLNGGNPEKPEVYGGFKGIVDGLADMCRDLSVPVVGGNVSLYNDSVSGPIPPTPTLAMVGTKAGYDAPPLSLSGEGELLVVGEAGGALGGSEYLAQQGGSDAFPTLPENGFDAVAALATVADFDSTLAVHDVSHGGLAVSVAEMVTDDAGADVALDSSLSLFDETPGRAVIETTDADAVREAFDGVAPVESVGEATADGRLSLTVGDETLSYDAAEIADLRDVLARELD, encoded by the coding sequence ATGAGCCTGCCGGATTCGGACTTCGACCGCATCACGTCGGAACTCGGGCGCGACCCGACTGCGGCGGAAGCGGAACTGTTCGAGAACCTCTGGAGTGAGCACTGCGCGTACCGTTCGTCGCGACCCCTCCTCTCGGCTTTCTCGTCTGACGGCGAGCAAGTCGTCGTCGGCCCCGGGGACGACGCCGCCGTCGTCTCTCTCCCCGTCCACGGCGACGAGAGCGAGGAGATGTACGTCACGATGGGAATCGAGAGCCACAACCACCCCTCGTACGTGGACCCGTACGACGGCGCGGCGACGGGCGTCGGCGGTATCGTCCGCGACACCCTATCGATGGGCGCGTACCCCATCGCTCTCGCCGACAGCCTCTACTTCGGCGCGTTCGACCGCGAACACTCGCGGTATCTGTTAGACGGCGTCGTCGAGGGGATCTCGGACTACGGCAACGCCATCGGCGTCCCCACCGTCGCGGGAAGCGTCGATTTCCACGAGAACTACGAGGGCAACCCCCTCGTCAACGTCGCCTGCGTGGGTCTGTTGGACCCGGACCGACTCGTCACCGCCGAGGCGCAGACGGCGGGGAACAAACTCGTCCTCGTGGGCAACTCGACCGGTCGAGACGGACTCGGCGGCGCGTCGTTCGCAAGCGAGGACCTGGCGGAGGACGCCGAAACCGAGGACCGCCCCGCGGTGCAGGTCGGCGACCCCTACACGGAGAAACTGCTCGTCGAGGCGAACGAGGAACTCGTCGAGGCGGGCCTCGTCCGGTCCGCGCGCGACTTGGGCGCGGCGGGACTCGGCGGCGCGTCCTCCGAACTCGTCGCGAAGGGCGGGCTCGGCGCGCGAATCGACCTGAACAGGGTCCACCAGCGAGAACCGAACATGACCGCGCTCGAAATCCTCCTCGCCGAGTCCCAAGAGCGCATGGTGTACGAGGTACGTCCCGAGGACGTAGACGACGTCGAGGAGATAGCAGAGAAGTACGACCTCGGCTGTTCTGTCATCGGTGACGTCGCGGAGGGCAACTACGTCTGCACGTTCGACGAGAGCGAGGCGCGTAGCGCCTCGGGCGACCCGAGCGGAGAGGGGAGCGACCCGCGAGGGCGCGACACCGTCGTGGACGTGCCCGCGGAGTTCCTCGCCGACGGCGCGCCGATGAACGACTTAGAGTCCGTCGAACCGGAGACGCCCGACCGGGACCTGCCCGACGCCGACCCGACCGAAGCGTTCGAGTCCGTCGTCGCCAGTCCGAACACGGCGTCGAAGCGGTGGGTGTACCGCCAGTACGACCACGAGGTGGGTCTGCGAACGACCGTCCGCCCCGGCGACGACGCCGCCGTCGTCGCGGTTCGCGAGGCGGGAACCGGCGTCGCCATCTCCTCGGGCGCGAACCCGAACTGGACGACCTGTGCGCCGTACGAGGGCGCGCGCGCCGTCGCGTTGGAGAACGCGACCAACCTCGCGGCGAAAGGCGCGACGCCCCTCGCCGCCGTCGACTGTCTGAACGGCGGCAACCCCGAGAAGCCCGAGGTGTACGGCGGGTTCAAAGGCATCGTGGACGGCCTCGCCGACATGTGTCGGGACCTCTCGGTTCCGGTCGTCGGCGGCAACGTCTCGCTGTACAACGACTCCGTCTCGGGGCCGATTCCGCCGACGCCGACGCTGGCGATGGTCGGGACGAAAGCGGGCTACGACGCCCCGCCCCTCTCGCTTTCGGGCGAGGGCGAACTCCTCGTCGTCGGCGAGGCGGGCGGCGCACTCGGCGGGTCCGAGTACCTCGCACAGCAGGGCGGCTCCGACGCCTTCCCGACGCTTCCCGAAAACGGCTTCGACGCCGTCGCGGCACTCGCCACAGTCGCGGACTTCGATTCGACGCTGGCGGTCCACGACGTGAGTCACGGCGGACTCGCCGTCTCCGTGGCCGAGATGGTCACGGACGACGCGGGCGCGGACGTCGCCCTCGATTCGTCGCTCTCGCTCTTCGACGAGACGCCCGGTCGCGCCGTGATAGAGACGACGGACGCAGACGCCGTCCGCGAGGCGTTC